In Cryptosporangium phraense, the sequence CGGACGGACTCCCCAATAGGTGACGCAGTAGGCTACGACCGTGAGCGAGGTTATCACGCATAGTCGCTCGGCCGGGCTGGTCCCGTTCTTGTTCGGCCTGGCCGGCCGTCCCTCCCTGCCCGGTACCGCGCTGCGCCGGCTGCTCGGTGACCTGGGTATGTCCGACGACGCCGCCCGGGCGCTGCTGTCCCGGCTGACCCGGGCCGGCGAACTCACCGGCGAGCGGCACGGGCGCACGGTCGACTACCGGCTCGCCGGGAACCTCGCCCGCGGCTTCGAGCGCATCCGCACGTCGGACGGCCACCGCCCGCCTGAGTGGGAGGGCTCGTTCGCCGCGGTGCTCTACCAGGTGCCCGAGGAGCACCGTCCGTTCCGCGACGCGCTACGCCGGGCCGCGCTGCTGGCCGGCTACGGCATCCTGCAGCCCGGCGTCCTGATCTCGATGTCCGAGCTCGGCACCCGGCTCGACGGGGTGCTCGCCGACCGGCCGGCCGAGGCCCGGGTCTGGCCCGCGCGCCTGGAACTGAGCGTCGAGGACGCGGCCGCGGCCGCGTCGATCGCCTGGGGCCTGCCCGCCCTGGCCGCCGACTACCGCGCGTACCTCGAGGTGCTGCAGAGCGCCCCGCCGTCGTCGTCCGACCCGGCCGAGGCACTGCGCGCCTACGCCGGCACGCTGACGCCGATCCTGGTCGAGACCCTGCGGGAGCCGCGGCTCCCGCCGGGTCTGATGCCTCCGGACTGGCCCGGCCCCGCCCTCCGCTCGGCCATCGGCCGGTACTCCGCCGCGGCCGTGCCGGCCTTCACTACCTATGTGGACGCTCTGGCGAGCGGTTAGGAGCCCTCGAGTGCCGGCGCCGACTTCACGGCGGCGTCGTCCAGAGCCTGTTGTGGTTTGGCCTGGCCCTTGAGCACCTTGGCGATCGCGGCGCCGACGTACTTCGACATCTCGGCGTAGCCGGGCACGGTCGGGCGGGCCTGGCGGGCGTTCTCGAGGTTGTTGAAGAACTCCCGGCCGCCCGGGTACTCCTGGGCGTAGGCGGCGAACTGCATCGTGGTCTGCTCGACGCCCCGCAGCGGCAGGTTACCGATCGCCAGGTTGAACTTCGCGTCGACGTCCTTGCTGGTCAGCCACTTGATGAAGTCGCGGGACGCGCCGGCCCGGTTCGCGTTGTCGTGGTTGAAGAGCACCCACAGGTCGGGACCGGACACGGTCTGGTGGTCACCGTTGTAGCCCGGGAGCTGGGTGACGCCGTAGTCGATGTTGGTGTCCGAGAGCCCCAGCAGCTCCCACGGACCGGACATCATCATGCCGATCTTCCCGTTCGCGAACATCTGCGGGTACTTCTCGTCGGTCTGGTCGAGGAACATCGACTTGTCGTCGACGGCCATCTGGCGCAGCGTCTCCAGGGCGGCGACGCCGGCCTCGTTGTTGAACGCCGGCTTCTTGCCGTTGAGGATCAGCCCGCCGTGCTGCCAGAGCAGCGGCCACAGGTGCCAGGTCGTGTCCTCGCTGCCGGAGATCGAGTACGCGGTGCCGTAGACGCCCTTCTCCTCGTCGGTGAGCTTCTTCGCCGCGATCCGGAACTGCTCCCAGCTCCAGCGCTTGTTCGGGAGCGCGACCCCGGCCTCCTTGAACAGCGCCTTGTTGTAGATCAGCCCGATGTTGTCGACCAGCGCCGGGATGCCGATCACGACGCCGTTGACCGTCGCGGTCTCCTGGGCGGCCTTGGGGAAGTCCTGGAAGTCGAACTCGGGGTCGCGGACGAAGTCGGCGAGGTCCTGGGTCTTGCCGGTGGCCGCCAGCTGACCGGCCCAGCTGCCGAACGCGTAGGACACGTCGGGGTAGCTGCCGTTGTTGAACGAGCTGGTGAGCTTCGGCAGCAGGTCGTCGGTCACCTGGGCCCCGGCCGACGTCTTGATCGTGACGTTCTTGTGCTTTCGCTGGTACTCGGCGGCCAGGTTCTCGGCCGCCTTCTCCATCTGCGGCTCCTGCTGCCCCGTCCACCAGGTGATCGTCACCTTGGCGTCCGGGTCGTAGCCCTTGGCCGCGTCGCGGGCGTTGTCGTTGTCGGGCCCTCCGCAGGCGGAGAGAACGAGGGCGACGCCGACGGCGGCGGCCAGACCGGCCAGCGCGGGCCGCCTGCGGCCGCGGATCTGCTTCACGAGCTACACCCCTTGTAGAAGTCACAGCCGGCCTCGCCCGCTGTTACACGTGTTCTCTTATTTGTTAGACGGACAGCAGGGTCAGAGTTTCCAGGAGTAACGACTTGTCGGGACCAGATCGAGGCCTTTGTCCGCCCCGAACCGGGACACGCTGGTCATCAACTCGCGTTCCCGGCGGGCACGCTCGGCGTCGTCGCCCGCGCTGCCGTAGAACACGTGCGGATCGGTCAGCGCGGCCATCGGGAAGTGCTCCTCGACGATCGCCGCGACCGGCGGTGACGACGCTGTCAGCACGTCCTCGACGACGTTCTGGACGTAGGCGACCGTGCCCTGCGTCCGGATCGCGATCGGGGTGTGGTGCACGAGCCAGTACTCCAGGTACTCGTCCCGGCTCATCGACTCCGGCCGCCGCAGCAGTGCGATCTGGGCCAGCGCGTCGGTGCGGACGCCGTCGGGCACCGGGGCCAGGTCCAGGCGGACCCGCTCGGTGACCCGGTAGGCGTGCGGTTCGGGCTCCCCGGCGGCGTCGGCGACGACCGGGATCACGTCCGCCGGCTCGCCGTCCGTCCAGATCGAGACCAGCGCGGTGATCGGCGCGCCGGGACCGAAGCGCAGCGCCGGGGCGACGTCCGCGTCGTCGACGTTGAGCGAGACGGCGGTCGCGCCGGACGCCGAGAGCGCATTCCGGACGGCAGGGGAGAGCGTGGCGGAACTGACATCAGGGTGGTGCAGGACAACGACAAACTTCTGCACGAGGACGAAAAGTAGCAGTGAAGCCCGTTCACTGGAACGGGTTCCACTGAACGCCCGAGGCAGGTGTGGCGGGACGTCAGCGAGTGAAGTCGGGAAGCACGAGGGCCGAATGGGCGACCTCGGCGTCGGACGGGATCTCGGTGAGCTGCGTGAGCATCGCGTTGCGGCGGGCCAGGGCCTCGGGCGTGGACGGGAACATCGTCGCCTCGCCCGCGCCGACCAGGGCCTGGTTGAGCTCGACGAACTCGCGGGTGTGCTTCTCGTAGGCCTCGAACGCGCTCCGGTGGTCGTCGTGCGAGGCCAGTTCGCCGGCCAGCATGTACGCGCCGACCAGGGCCAGGCTGGTGCCCTGCCCGGTGAGGAACGACGGGGCGTGGGCGGCGTCGCCGACCAGCGCGACCCGCCCGGACGACCACCGGGGCAGGCGGATCTGGCTGACGACGTCGAAGAAGATGTCGTCGGCCTGCTGCATCGTCGCGATCAGCCCGGGGATCTCCCAGGATTCGTCGCCGCCGAACGCCGAGGCGACGATGCGGCGCTGTTCGGCCGGGTTGCGGTGGGCGTCGAGCGGCGGTTCGGCCAGGCTGACGTTGAGGAACGCGTGGATGCGCTCGGGCCGGTCGCCGACCGCGTAGAGCGCGGCGGTGCGGCCGGGGACGTTCCACATCACGCCTTCGCGGGAGAGCCCCAGGTGGTTGGGTGCGCCGAAGCCGGCGAACGAGTAGCCGAGGTAGCGGTGGTACGGCGCCTCCGGCCCGAGGATGAGGCCGCGGGTGCGCGAGTGCAGGCCGTCGGCCCCGACGACGAGGTCGAACGTCCGGTGCTCGCCGCCGGTGAACGTGACGTCGACGCCGGTGTCGTGCTCGGTGAGGGCCTCGATCGAGTCGTCGAAGATCATCTCGACGTCGTCGCGGATCGTGCCGAACAGCGCGGCGGCGAGGTCGCCGCGACGGATCTCCAGGTCGTGGTCGGTGCCGGCGTCGAGGAGGTGCGGTCGCAGGGAGGTCAGGACGGATCCGTCGGGCTCGAGGAACGTGATCTGCCGGGTGTCGACGTGCTGGGCGGCCAGTGCGGGGTAGAGGCCCATCCGGCCGACGACGTCGAGCGCGGTGCCGCGGACGTCGATCGGGTAGCCGCCGCCGCGCAGCGCGCCGGCCTTCTCGACGATCGTCACGTCGAAGGAGTACCGGCGCAGCCAGTAGGCGAGGGCCGGCCCGGCGATGCTCGCTCCGGAGATGAGGACAGAGGTCATTTCGATTACCTAACTTAGGTACGCTTCTCCGACGGGGGCAACTATATACCTAAGTAAGGCATCTATATGGCGGACGAGGACGACGAGCTGCGGTCGGTGCTGGCCGGGTTCACGAGGGTGGGGAACGCGATCCGGCGGGGACGCCTGGAAGAGCGGGCGATGGTGCGGGCCGGGATCGAGGTCGAGCGGCCGGCGCTGACGATCCTGATCACGCTGCAGACGGCCGGTCAGCCGCTGCGGATCGGCGAGATCGCGAACCGGATGCAGGTGGTCGGGCCGCACGTCACGCGTCACCTGCCGGAGTTGGAGCGGCGCGGACTCGTGCAGCGGGTCGTCGATCCGGACGACTCCCGGGCCCGGTTGATCGAGGTGACCGAGGCCGGGTCGGCGACGGTCGGCGAGTATCTGGGCACGGTGCTCGGGTGGATCCGGGAGGTGCTCGACGGGTGGACGCCGGACGACCGGGCCGCGTTCCTGACGCTGGTGCAGCGGTTCGCCGGCGACTTCGCGGATCGGATTCAGAAGCTGGAGGAGGAGTAGCGCTCGGTGACGAAGACGCCCAGGCGGTGGGCCATTCCCTCGAGCAGCCCGGCGGCCGGGTGG encodes:
- a CDS encoding PaaX family transcriptional regulator C-terminal domain-containing protein, with product MSEVITHSRSAGLVPFLFGLAGRPSLPGTALRRLLGDLGMSDDAARALLSRLTRAGELTGERHGRTVDYRLAGNLARGFERIRTSDGHRPPEWEGSFAAVLYQVPEEHRPFRDALRRAALLAGYGILQPGVLISMSELGTRLDGVLADRPAEARVWPARLELSVEDAAAAASIAWGLPALAADYRAYLEVLQSAPPSSSDPAEALRAYAGTLTPILVETLREPRLPPGLMPPDWPGPALRSAIGRYSAAAVPAFTTYVDALASG
- a CDS encoding ABC transporter substrate-binding protein, encoding MKQIRGRRRPALAGLAAAVGVALVLSACGGPDNDNARDAAKGYDPDAKVTITWWTGQQEPQMEKAAENLAAEYQRKHKNVTIKTSAGAQVTDDLLPKLTSSFNNGSYPDVSYAFGSWAGQLAATGKTQDLADFVRDPEFDFQDFPKAAQETATVNGVVIGIPALVDNIGLIYNKALFKEAGVALPNKRWSWEQFRIAAKKLTDEEKGVYGTAYSISGSEDTTWHLWPLLWQHGGLILNGKKPAFNNEAGVAALETLRQMAVDDKSMFLDQTDEKYPQMFANGKIGMMMSGPWELLGLSDTNIDYGVTQLPGYNGDHQTVSGPDLWVLFNHDNANRAGASRDFIKWLTSKDVDAKFNLAIGNLPLRGVEQTTMQFAAYAQEYPGGREFFNNLENARQARPTVPGYAEMSKYVGAAIAKVLKGQAKPQQALDDAAVKSAPALEGS
- a CDS encoding EthD domain-containing protein, translating into MQKFVVVLHHPDVSSATLSPAVRNALSASGATAVSLNVDDADVAPALRFGPGAPITALVSIWTDGEPADVIPVVADAAGEPEPHAYRVTERVRLDLAPVPDGVRTDALAQIALLRRPESMSRDEYLEYWLVHHTPIAIRTQGTVAYVQNVVEDVLTASSPPVAAIVEEHFPMAALTDPHVFYGSAGDDAERARRERELMTSVSRFGADKGLDLVPTSRYSWKL
- a CDS encoding FAD-dependent monooxygenase, giving the protein MTSVLISGASIAGPALAYWLRRYSFDVTIVEKAGALRGGGYPIDVRGTALDVVGRMGLYPALAAQHVDTRQITFLEPDGSVLTSLRPHLLDAGTDHDLEIRRGDLAAALFGTIRDDVEMIFDDSIEALTEHDTGVDVTFTGGEHRTFDLVVGADGLHSRTRGLILGPEAPYHRYLGYSFAGFGAPNHLGLSREGVMWNVPGRTAALYAVGDRPERIHAFLNVSLAEPPLDAHRNPAEQRRIVASAFGGDESWEIPGLIATMQQADDIFFDVVSQIRLPRWSSGRVALVGDAAHAPSFLTGQGTSLALVGAYMLAGELASHDDHRSAFEAYEKHTREFVELNQALVGAGEATMFPSTPEALARRNAMLTQLTEIPSDAEVAHSALVLPDFTR
- a CDS encoding MarR family winged helix-turn-helix transcriptional regulator, yielding MADEDDELRSVLAGFTRVGNAIRRGRLEERAMVRAGIEVERPALTILITLQTAGQPLRIGEIANRMQVVGPHVTRHLPELERRGLVQRVVDPDDSRARLIEVTEAGSATVGEYLGTVLGWIREVLDGWTPDDRAAFLTLVQRFAGDFADRIQKLEEE